A genomic window from Bubalus bubalis isolate 160015118507 breed Murrah chromosome 13, NDDB_SH_1, whole genome shotgun sequence includes:
- the RUBCNL gene encoding protein associated with UVRAG as autophagy enhancer isoform X1, which produces MVSQSSGRQDSPVDPWEGVSDDPGNTDGLPSLRDTEHPSCPSDIRFTRHRAAWINPPCAQQQLQDASPQVPAVGNRESHTASNTKSPLGTSPLSLGDSVVEASLPKGTTDSVGSSSARGTAGNGSDSSVTLKEERAGLPRRCPHTSLITSSKTVSGPPCPEDGRAFFKPSQLTASADTDAVQVGGRTVSSNSFSPEAFVLPVDVEKENAHFYVADMIISVMEKMKCNILSQQHTETWSTEEAGRSLGNSQADLEGTFYTHVKQESGSSTSSDSGYEGCVLQVSPVVETPTFSEVTEEDRKCDFDDFVIVELGDFSNTTEPCGCSSDTSKSVIHEPNFNSAELIAKELYRVFKKCWMLAEVHYQLAGSLDAAGSIVVNEERVQKDFESSTEVVQEIKLKSRIRGTGDWAPPRFQIIFNIHPPLKRDLVVIAQNFFCAGCGTPIEPKFVKRLRYCEYLGKYFCDCCHSYSESCIPARILRMWDFRKYYVSNFSKCLLDHIWHEPIFNLLHVSHGLYTRAKELERVREIQEQLFHIKRLLKTCRFAESTLKEFEQLPGHLTEALHLFSLEDMVKVKKGLLAPLLKDILKASLEHVASCELCQGKGFICEFCRSTSVIFPFQTATCRRCSVCRACFHKQCFQSSKCPRCARITARRRLLESLPSAAT; this is translated from the exons ATGGTATCACAGTCTTCGGGCCGGCAGGACTCACCTGTGGACCCCTGGGAAGGGGTCAGCGATGACCCAGGCAACACCGATGGCTTGCCCAGCCTCCGGGACACTGAGCACCCCTCCTGCCCATCAGACATCAGGTTCACAAGGCACAGAGCTGCCTGGATTAACCCCCCGTGTGCACAGCAACAGCTGCAGGATGCGTCCCCCCAGGTGCCCGCAGTGGGGAACAGAGAGAGCCACACTGCGTCCAACACCAAATCTCCCTTGGGCACGTCACCCTTGTCTCTTGGGGACTCTGTGGTGGAGGCATCACTGCCGAAGGGCACCACAGACTCTGTGGGCAGCTCCTCTGCCCGGGGCACAGCTGGCAATGGCAGTGACTCCTCTGTTACCTTGAAGGAAGAGCGGGCAGGGCTCCCAAGACGCTGTCCTCACACGTCTCTGATCACGAGCTCCAAGACTGTGTCCGGTCCCCCATGTCCTGAGGATGGCAGGGCTTTTTTCAAGCCTTCCCAGCTGACAGCTTCTGCTGATACAG ATGCTGTTCAAGTTGGCGGAAGAACTGTTTCCTCAAATTCCTTCTCACCAGAGGCATTCGTTCTCCCTGTTGATGTAGAAAAG GAAAATGCCCACTTTTACGTTGCAGATATGATTATATCAGTCATGGAGAAAATGAAGTGTAATATTCTAAGTCAGCAGCACACAGAGACCTGGAgtacagaagaggctggcaggtcACTTGGGAACAGTCAGGCAGACTTGGAAGGGACCTTTTATACCCACGTAAAGCAGGAATCTGGGTCTTCCACTTCGTCTGACAGTGGCTATGAAG gTTGTGTGTTACAGGTCAGCCCAGTGGTTGAAACACCTACTTTCTCAGAGGTGACAGAAGAGGACCGCAAATGTGACTTTGATGACTTCGTTATCGTAG AACTTGGAGATTTCAGCAATACCACAGAGCCCTGTGGATGTTCCTCCGACACCTCTAAGAG TGTCATTCATGAGCCAAACTTCAATTCTGCTGAGCTAATAGCCAAAGAGTTATACCGCGTATTCAAGAAATGCTGGATGCTGGCAGAAGTTCATTATCAGCTGGCAGGCTCTCTCGATGCAGCTGGCTCCATA GTTGTAAATGAAGAGCGGGTCCAGAAAGACTTTGAATCCAGCACAGAAGTCGTCCAGGAAATTAAACTGAAGTCGAGGATCAGAGGGACCGGAGACTGGGCACCCCCTAGGTTTCAAATCATATTTAATATTCATCCACCACTCAA GAGGGATCTCGTCGTAATAGCCCAAAATTTTTTCTGTGCTGGCTGTGGAACTCCAATAGAACCTA AGTTCGTGAAGCGGCTCCGGTACTGCGAATACCTGGGGAAGTACTTCTGCGACTGCTGCCACTCCTACTCGGAGTCCTGCATTCCCGCCCGGATCCTCAGGATGTGGGACTTCCGGAAGTACTACGTCAGCAACTTCTCCAAATGCCTGCTGGACCACATATGGCACGAGCCCATCTTCAACCTGCTGCACGTCAGCCACGGCTTGTACACCAGGGCCAAGGAACTGGAGAGAGTGAGG GAAATCCAGGAGCAGCTGTTTCATATCAAGAGGCTGTTGAAGACCTGCAGGTTTGCTGAAAG CACTTTAAAGGAATTTGAGCAGCTGCCGGGACACTTGACGGAGGCGCTCCACTTGTTCTCCCTGGAGGACATGGTCAAGGTCAAGAAAGGGCTGCTGGCGCCCTTGCTCAAGGACATTCTGAAAGCTTCCCTCGAGCACGTGGCCAGCTGTGAG CTATGTCAAGGAAAGGGCTTCATTTGTGAATTTTGCCGGAGTACATCTGTCATTTTCCCATTTCAGACTGCAACGTGTAGAAGATGTTCAG TGTGCAGAGCTTGCTTTCACAAGCAGTGCTTCCAGTCCTCCAAGTGCCCCCGGTGTGCGAGGATCACAGCGAGGAGAAGACTTCTGGAAAGCCTACCCTCTGCAGCGACGTGA
- the RUBCNL gene encoding protein associated with UVRAG as autophagy enhancer isoform X3 produces the protein MVSQSSGRQDSPVDPWEGVSDDPGNTDGLPSLRDTEHPSCPSDIRFTRHRAAWINPPCAQQQLQDASPQVPAVGNRESHTASNTKSPLGTSPLSLGDSVVEASLPKGTTDSVGSSSARGTAGNGSDSSVTLKEERAGLPRRCPHTSLITSSKTVSGPPCPEDGRAFFKPSQLTASADTDAVQVGGRTVSSNSFSPEAFVLPVDVEKENAHFYVADMIISVMEKMKCNILSQQHTETWSTEEAGRSLGNSQADLEGTFYTHVKQESGSSTSSDSGYEELGDFSNTTEPCGCSSDTSKSVIHEPNFNSAELIAKELYRVFKKCWMLAEVHYQLAGSLDAAGSIVVNEERVQKDFESSTEVVQEIKLKSRIRGTGDWAPPRFQIIFNIHPPLKRDLVVIAQNFFCAGCGTPIEPKFVKRLRYCEYLGKYFCDCCHSYSESCIPARILRMWDFRKYYVSNFSKCLLDHIWHEPIFNLLHVSHGLYTRAKELERVREIQEQLFHIKRLLKTCRFAESTLKEFEQLPGHLTEALHLFSLEDMVKVKKGLLAPLLKDILKASLEHVASCELCQGKGFICEFCRSTSVIFPFQTATCRRCSVCRACFHKQCFQSSKCPRCARITARRRLLESLPSAAT, from the exons ATGGTATCACAGTCTTCGGGCCGGCAGGACTCACCTGTGGACCCCTGGGAAGGGGTCAGCGATGACCCAGGCAACACCGATGGCTTGCCCAGCCTCCGGGACACTGAGCACCCCTCCTGCCCATCAGACATCAGGTTCACAAGGCACAGAGCTGCCTGGATTAACCCCCCGTGTGCACAGCAACAGCTGCAGGATGCGTCCCCCCAGGTGCCCGCAGTGGGGAACAGAGAGAGCCACACTGCGTCCAACACCAAATCTCCCTTGGGCACGTCACCCTTGTCTCTTGGGGACTCTGTGGTGGAGGCATCACTGCCGAAGGGCACCACAGACTCTGTGGGCAGCTCCTCTGCCCGGGGCACAGCTGGCAATGGCAGTGACTCCTCTGTTACCTTGAAGGAAGAGCGGGCAGGGCTCCCAAGACGCTGTCCTCACACGTCTCTGATCACGAGCTCCAAGACTGTGTCCGGTCCCCCATGTCCTGAGGATGGCAGGGCTTTTTTCAAGCCTTCCCAGCTGACAGCTTCTGCTGATACAG ATGCTGTTCAAGTTGGCGGAAGAACTGTTTCCTCAAATTCCTTCTCACCAGAGGCATTCGTTCTCCCTGTTGATGTAGAAAAG GAAAATGCCCACTTTTACGTTGCAGATATGATTATATCAGTCATGGAGAAAATGAAGTGTAATATTCTAAGTCAGCAGCACACAGAGACCTGGAgtacagaagaggctggcaggtcACTTGGGAACAGTCAGGCAGACTTGGAAGGGACCTTTTATACCCACGTAAAGCAGGAATCTGGGTCTTCCACTTCGTCTGACAGTGGCTATGAAG AACTTGGAGATTTCAGCAATACCACAGAGCCCTGTGGATGTTCCTCCGACACCTCTAAGAG TGTCATTCATGAGCCAAACTTCAATTCTGCTGAGCTAATAGCCAAAGAGTTATACCGCGTATTCAAGAAATGCTGGATGCTGGCAGAAGTTCATTATCAGCTGGCAGGCTCTCTCGATGCAGCTGGCTCCATA GTTGTAAATGAAGAGCGGGTCCAGAAAGACTTTGAATCCAGCACAGAAGTCGTCCAGGAAATTAAACTGAAGTCGAGGATCAGAGGGACCGGAGACTGGGCACCCCCTAGGTTTCAAATCATATTTAATATTCATCCACCACTCAA GAGGGATCTCGTCGTAATAGCCCAAAATTTTTTCTGTGCTGGCTGTGGAACTCCAATAGAACCTA AGTTCGTGAAGCGGCTCCGGTACTGCGAATACCTGGGGAAGTACTTCTGCGACTGCTGCCACTCCTACTCGGAGTCCTGCATTCCCGCCCGGATCCTCAGGATGTGGGACTTCCGGAAGTACTACGTCAGCAACTTCTCCAAATGCCTGCTGGACCACATATGGCACGAGCCCATCTTCAACCTGCTGCACGTCAGCCACGGCTTGTACACCAGGGCCAAGGAACTGGAGAGAGTGAGG GAAATCCAGGAGCAGCTGTTTCATATCAAGAGGCTGTTGAAGACCTGCAGGTTTGCTGAAAG CACTTTAAAGGAATTTGAGCAGCTGCCGGGACACTTGACGGAGGCGCTCCACTTGTTCTCCCTGGAGGACATGGTCAAGGTCAAGAAAGGGCTGCTGGCGCCCTTGCTCAAGGACATTCTGAAAGCTTCCCTCGAGCACGTGGCCAGCTGTGAG CTATGTCAAGGAAAGGGCTTCATTTGTGAATTTTGCCGGAGTACATCTGTCATTTTCCCATTTCAGACTGCAACGTGTAGAAGATGTTCAG TGTGCAGAGCTTGCTTTCACAAGCAGTGCTTCCAGTCCTCCAAGTGCCCCCGGTGTGCGAGGATCACAGCGAGGAGAAGACTTCTGGAAAGCCTACCCTCTGCAGCGACGTGA
- the RUBCNL gene encoding protein associated with UVRAG as autophagy enhancer isoform X2, with the protein MVSQSSGRQDSPVDPWEGVSDDPGNTDGLPSLRDTEHPSCPSDIRFTRHRAAWINPPCAQQQLQDASPQVPAVGNRESHTASNTKSPLGTSPLSLGDSVVEASLPKGTTDSVGSSSARGTAGNGSDSSVTLKEERAGLPRRCPHTSLITSSKTVSGPPCPEDGRAFFKPSQLTASADTDAVQVGGRTVSSNSFSPEAFVLPVDVEKENAHFYVADMIISVMEKMKCNILSQQHTETWSTEEAGRSLGNSQADLEGTFYTHVKQESGSSTSSDSGYEGCVLQVSPVVETPTFSEVTEEDRKCDFDDFVIVELGDFSNTTEPCGCSSDTSKSVIHEPNFNSAELIAKELYRVFKKCWMLAEVHYQLAGSLDAAGSIVVNEERVQKDFESSTEVVQEIKLKSRIRGTGDWAPPRFQIIFNIHPPLKRDLVVIAQNFFCAGCGTPIEPKFVKRLRYCEYLGKYFCDCCHSYSESCIPARILRMWDFRKYYVSNFSKCLLDHIWHEPIFNLLHVSHGLYTRAKELERVREIQEQLFHIKRLLKTCRFAESYVKERASFVNFAGVHLSFSHFRLQRVEDVQCAELAFTSSASSPPSAPGVRGSQRGEDFWKAYPLQRRDVLDCSEKDHATCLTITSLVSPVDNIV; encoded by the exons ATGGTATCACAGTCTTCGGGCCGGCAGGACTCACCTGTGGACCCCTGGGAAGGGGTCAGCGATGACCCAGGCAACACCGATGGCTTGCCCAGCCTCCGGGACACTGAGCACCCCTCCTGCCCATCAGACATCAGGTTCACAAGGCACAGAGCTGCCTGGATTAACCCCCCGTGTGCACAGCAACAGCTGCAGGATGCGTCCCCCCAGGTGCCCGCAGTGGGGAACAGAGAGAGCCACACTGCGTCCAACACCAAATCTCCCTTGGGCACGTCACCCTTGTCTCTTGGGGACTCTGTGGTGGAGGCATCACTGCCGAAGGGCACCACAGACTCTGTGGGCAGCTCCTCTGCCCGGGGCACAGCTGGCAATGGCAGTGACTCCTCTGTTACCTTGAAGGAAGAGCGGGCAGGGCTCCCAAGACGCTGTCCTCACACGTCTCTGATCACGAGCTCCAAGACTGTGTCCGGTCCCCCATGTCCTGAGGATGGCAGGGCTTTTTTCAAGCCTTCCCAGCTGACAGCTTCTGCTGATACAG ATGCTGTTCAAGTTGGCGGAAGAACTGTTTCCTCAAATTCCTTCTCACCAGAGGCATTCGTTCTCCCTGTTGATGTAGAAAAG GAAAATGCCCACTTTTACGTTGCAGATATGATTATATCAGTCATGGAGAAAATGAAGTGTAATATTCTAAGTCAGCAGCACACAGAGACCTGGAgtacagaagaggctggcaggtcACTTGGGAACAGTCAGGCAGACTTGGAAGGGACCTTTTATACCCACGTAAAGCAGGAATCTGGGTCTTCCACTTCGTCTGACAGTGGCTATGAAG gTTGTGTGTTACAGGTCAGCCCAGTGGTTGAAACACCTACTTTCTCAGAGGTGACAGAAGAGGACCGCAAATGTGACTTTGATGACTTCGTTATCGTAG AACTTGGAGATTTCAGCAATACCACAGAGCCCTGTGGATGTTCCTCCGACACCTCTAAGAG TGTCATTCATGAGCCAAACTTCAATTCTGCTGAGCTAATAGCCAAAGAGTTATACCGCGTATTCAAGAAATGCTGGATGCTGGCAGAAGTTCATTATCAGCTGGCAGGCTCTCTCGATGCAGCTGGCTCCATA GTTGTAAATGAAGAGCGGGTCCAGAAAGACTTTGAATCCAGCACAGAAGTCGTCCAGGAAATTAAACTGAAGTCGAGGATCAGAGGGACCGGAGACTGGGCACCCCCTAGGTTTCAAATCATATTTAATATTCATCCACCACTCAA GAGGGATCTCGTCGTAATAGCCCAAAATTTTTTCTGTGCTGGCTGTGGAACTCCAATAGAACCTA AGTTCGTGAAGCGGCTCCGGTACTGCGAATACCTGGGGAAGTACTTCTGCGACTGCTGCCACTCCTACTCGGAGTCCTGCATTCCCGCCCGGATCCTCAGGATGTGGGACTTCCGGAAGTACTACGTCAGCAACTTCTCCAAATGCCTGCTGGACCACATATGGCACGAGCCCATCTTCAACCTGCTGCACGTCAGCCACGGCTTGTACACCAGGGCCAAGGAACTGGAGAGAGTGAGG GAAATCCAGGAGCAGCTGTTTCATATCAAGAGGCTGTTGAAGACCTGCAGGTTTGCTGAAAG CTATGTCAAGGAAAGGGCTTCATTTGTGAATTTTGCCGGAGTACATCTGTCATTTTCCCATTTCAGACTGCAACGTGTAGAAGATGTTCAG TGTGCAGAGCTTGCTTTCACAAGCAGTGCTTCCAGTCCTCCAAGTGCCCCCGGTGTGCGAGGATCACAGCGAGGAGAAGACTTCTGGAAAGCCTACCCTCTGCAGCGACGTGATGTACTTGACTGTAGCGAGAAAGACCATGCAACATGCCTTACGATCACATCGCTTGTGTCTCCTGTTGATAACATTGTTTGA